The following proteins are encoded in a genomic region of Sebastes fasciatus isolate fSebFas1 chromosome 12, fSebFas1.pri, whole genome shotgun sequence:
- the rnf115a gene encoding E3 ubiquitin-protein ligase RNF115 isoform X2 has product MAEAAAVPPHRFFCHCCKGEVNPKLPEYICPRCDSGFIEEVTEDSSLLEGVANGIDDAATQFAELWHLLLLERPFTTDADTPDSEPRLPGGRLGGLSDLGGLGGGPIGGSVPAGLGGPMGGLLGAGDHWGPGRPPRLHSQRRYRSRGSSRPDRSPAVEGIVQQFLAGLFANSGVPGSPPLSWTGMLHSNPGDYAWGQGGLDAVITQLLGQLENTGPPPAEKEKISSLPTVNISQEQADCCMECPVCKEDFAVGEPVRQLPCNHFFHSDCIVPWLEMHDTCPVCRKSLNGEDSSSQPPSESPTLSMDPRTQERWSF; this is encoded by the exons ATGGCGGAGGCTGCGGCTGTTCCACCGCATCGGTTCTTCTGTCACTGCTGTAAGGGAGAAGTGAACCCCAAACTCCCG GAGTATATCTGTCCGAGGTGTGACTCAGGGTTCATCGAGGAAGTAACAGAAGACTCCAG TCTCCTAGAGGGTGTCGCTAACGGGATAGATGACGCAGCTACACAATTTGCAGAG CTATGGCACCTGTTGTTACTGGAGCGGCCATTTACAACAGACGCTGACACACCTGACTCAGAACCTCGGCTCCCAGGAGGGCGCTTGGGGGGTCTCAGTGACCTGGGGGGGTTGGGAGGGGGACCAATCGGGGGGTCAGTCCCAGCAGGCCTAGGGGGACCTATGGGGGGTCTactaggagccggggatcactGGGGACCAGGACGCCCCCCTCGCCTGCACAGCCAGAGAAGATACCGGTCcagaggcagcagtagaccagacCGCTCGCCTGCTGTTGAGGG gaTTGTACAACAGTTTCTCGCCGGCCTCTTTGCCAACTCTGGAGTCCCTGGCTCACCTCCCCTCTCATG gACGGGGATGCTGCACTCTAACCCAGGGGATTACGCCTGGGGACAGGGAGGGTTAGACGCCGTGATAACACAG ttACTAGGTCAGCTGGAGAACACAGGACCTCCTCcagcagagaaagagaagatCTCTTCTCTCCCAACTGTCAATATCTCTCAGGAACAAGCAG ACTGCTGTATGGAATGTCCGGTGTGCAAAGAGGACTTCGCAGTGGGAGAGCCAGTCAGACAGCTACCCTGTAACCACTTCTTTCATTCAGACTGTATAGTACCATGGCTGGAAATG CATGACACATGTCCAGTCTGTAGGAAGAGTTTGAACGGAGAAGACAGCAGCAGCCAGCCCCCATCAGAGTCCCCCACTCTCTCCATGGACCCCCGCACACAGGAGAGATGGTCCTTCTGA
- the rnf115a gene encoding E3 ubiquitin-protein ligase RNF115 isoform X1, with the protein MAEAAAVPPHRFFCHCCKGEVNPKLPEYICPRCDSGFIEEVTEDSSLLEGVANGIDDAATQFAEVHADLRDFRLWHLLLLERPFTTDADTPDSEPRLPGGRLGGLSDLGGLGGGPIGGSVPAGLGGPMGGLLGAGDHWGPGRPPRLHSQRRYRSRGSSRPDRSPAVEGIVQQFLAGLFANSGVPGSPPLSWTGMLHSNPGDYAWGQGGLDAVITQLLGQLENTGPPPAEKEKISSLPTVNISQEQADCCMECPVCKEDFAVGEPVRQLPCNHFFHSDCIVPWLEMHDTCPVCRKSLNGEDSSSQPPSESPTLSMDPRTQERWSF; encoded by the exons ATGGCGGAGGCTGCGGCTGTTCCACCGCATCGGTTCTTCTGTCACTGCTGTAAGGGAGAAGTGAACCCCAAACTCCCG GAGTATATCTGTCCGAGGTGTGACTCAGGGTTCATCGAGGAAGTAACAGAAGACTCCAG TCTCCTAGAGGGTGTCGCTAACGGGATAGATGACGCAGCTACACAATTTGCAGAGGTACACGCTGACCTCAGGGATTTTAGG CTATGGCACCTGTTGTTACTGGAGCGGCCATTTACAACAGACGCTGACACACCTGACTCAGAACCTCGGCTCCCAGGAGGGCGCTTGGGGGGTCTCAGTGACCTGGGGGGGTTGGGAGGGGGACCAATCGGGGGGTCAGTCCCAGCAGGCCTAGGGGGACCTATGGGGGGTCTactaggagccggggatcactGGGGACCAGGACGCCCCCCTCGCCTGCACAGCCAGAGAAGATACCGGTCcagaggcagcagtagaccagacCGCTCGCCTGCTGTTGAGGG gaTTGTACAACAGTTTCTCGCCGGCCTCTTTGCCAACTCTGGAGTCCCTGGCTCACCTCCCCTCTCATG gACGGGGATGCTGCACTCTAACCCAGGGGATTACGCCTGGGGACAGGGAGGGTTAGACGCCGTGATAACACAG ttACTAGGTCAGCTGGAGAACACAGGACCTCCTCcagcagagaaagagaagatCTCTTCTCTCCCAACTGTCAATATCTCTCAGGAACAAGCAG ACTGCTGTATGGAATGTCCGGTGTGCAAAGAGGACTTCGCAGTGGGAGAGCCAGTCAGACAGCTACCCTGTAACCACTTCTTTCATTCAGACTGTATAGTACCATGGCTGGAAATG CATGACACATGTCCAGTCTGTAGGAAGAGTTTGAACGGAGAAGACAGCAGCAGCCAGCCCCCATCAGAGTCCCCCACTCTCTCCATGGACCCCCGCACACAGGAGAGATGGTCCTTCTGA